In a genomic window of Chaetodon auriga isolate fChaAug3 chromosome 1, fChaAug3.hap1, whole genome shotgun sequence:
- the nod2 gene encoding LOW QUALITY PROTEIN: nucleotide-binding oligomerization domain-containing protein 2 (The sequence of the model RefSeq protein was modified relative to this genomic sequence to represent the inferred CDS: inserted 1 base in 1 codon) codes for MSLSMDADVQEACLXQELVLKQRTEILHALCSSGSAENLERVLDILLAKGELIWEDYQNIQVPGRALYTNARQLLDLVYTKGVDTCGFFLAALKQVLPEVQEFGLSLSGCCSYLEEKEEHQSTSAQTLLTQRPSLVSKLQGCIDGALEALVVSGHFTSADCNEVRLPIHTPSQQARRLLDHVRSKGESAAKVVLQYIQQKQESGSPLNQEKLTPSEEFFKYQKKLSSSVSAQSCFLSTYGGTSHMSLDDIYTEGQLELAHDCADVHGPLGLEDIVGTVGTVNEQADTVLVSGEAGSGKSTLLQRLHLLWARGAALQEFLLLFPFSCRRLNSEHRELSIQELMFQHCCWPDRKQEEIFQFILDHPHLILFTFDGLDELKQSFSDEQRLCCPTQRAPVHILLFNLIQGSLMKGVRKVVTSRPEAVVPVLKKHLYKEVLLKGFSPGGIDCFVRKHHSDPAVATKVLESLQTNTALLGLCHSPVLCWIVSQCHKELLGCGEGSPQTITDVYLMILQHFLQHQSLLRSTVGLGWLQEHLEMVLHLGQLAFEGIGTTCYIFTDADLETCAVSEKDICMGFLIQSKDMSSTHSKRYEFLHVTLQCFFAALYIVLSNNTNHSTIPKLFETKDMRETDVISACFRSCLLSSNHQEWALEREATAAETANLQITATFVSGLLSQRHQSLWLQCCPSTVLEKRVRQVVRCLSKGMQKHFKSIPKPVEGEKKSMHAMPDFVWLIKCIYEMQESRIAKDAMSKLQVDHLKLTYCNIGPVECTALAYVLQHLRNPVGLQLDNNSVGDVGVEQLLPCMHICNSLHLRNNNITDEGIRKLIAKGIQCDNFQKIALFNNKLTDACTQHFSHLLKTKQDFLALRLGNNKITAEGAKQLAEGLKFNCSLQHLGLWGNKIGDAGAEALARALESSKSLVWLSLVGNGVGSAGACALANIVKNSTSLEELWLTDNCITRTGVECLIQALEHSAHVKSIWLRNNDLSLEEVEEMTQRESRLVF; via the exons ATGTCCCTGAGTATGGATGCTGACGTGCAAGAAGCATGTT TCCAGGAACTTGTGCTGAAACAACGGACAGAGATACTGCATGCTCTGTGCAGCAGCGGGTCAGCTGAAAATCTGGAACGGGTGCTGGACATACTACTTGCCAAGGGGGAGCTCATATGGGAGGACTACCAGAACATACAGGTACCAGGTCGGGCGCTGTACACTAATGCCAGACAATTACTTGACCTGGTTTATACAAAGGGAGTGGACACTTGTGGGTTCTTCCTAGCTGCTCTCAAACAGGTCCTACCTGAAGTACAGGAATTTGGCCTGTCTTTGTCAGGATGCTGTTCATATctagaagaaaaagaagagcaccAGAGCACATCTGCTCAGACTCTTCTGACTCAAAGACCAAGCCTGGTCAGCAAGCTACAAGGCTGCATTGATGGTGCTCTAGAAGCTCTCGTTGTGTCAGGACACTTTACCTCAGCAGACTGCAATGAAGTGCGTCTCCCCATACACACCCCCTCTCAGCAG GCAAGGCGTTTGCTTGACCACGTCAGATCAAAAGGAGAATCAGCGGCAAAGGTTGTACTGCAGTACATTCAGCAAAAACAGGAATCTGGATCCCCACTGAACCAGGAGAAATTGACTCCTTCCGAAG AGTTCTTTAAGTATCAGAAGAAGCTCAGCAGTTCTGTGTCTGCCCAGAGCTGCTTTCTCAGTACTTATGGAGGGACCAGCCACATGTCCCTGGATGACATCTACACTGAAGGCCAGCTGGAACTAGCTCATGACTGTGCTGATGTTCATGGACCTTTGGGCCTGGAGGACATAGTCGGTACGGTGGGTACAGTGAATGAGCAGGCCGACACAGTGCTAGTGTCTGGGGAGGCAGGCAGTGGGAAGAGCACGTTACTCCAGAGGCTACACTTGCTTTGGGCTCGCGGGGCAGCCCTACAGGAATTTCTCCTTCTATTTCCATTCAGCTGTCGCAGGTTGAACTCAGAGCACAGGGAGCTGTCTATCCAAGAATTGATGttccagcactgctgctggccagacaggaagcaggaagagaTTTTCCAGTTCATCCTGGACCACCCGCATCTCATCCTCTTCACTTTTGATGGCCTGGATGAGCTCAAGCAGAGCTTTTCAGATGAGCAGCGGCTCTGCTGCCCCACCCAGCGTGCACCTGTTCATATACTATTGTTCAACTTAATCCAGGGTTCCCTAATGAAGGGAGTGCGGAAAGTGGTAACTAGTCGCCCAGAGGCAGTGGTCCCTGTGTTGAAGAAACACCTTTACAAAGAGGTCCTCCTGAAAGGCTTTTCTCCAGGTGGGATTGACTGTTTTGTGAGGAAGCATCACAGTGACCCCGCTGTGGCTACAAAGGTTTTGGAGtccctgcagacaaacactgcTTTACTTGGACTTTGTCATAGTCCAGTCCTCTGCTGGATTGTCTCACAGTGCCATAAGGAGCTGCTAGGCTGTGGAGAGGGCAGTCCACAAACAATCACCGACGTGTACCTAATGATCTTGCAGCACTTCTTGCAACACCAAAGCTTGCTGAGGAGCACCGTGGGATTGGGCTGGCTCCAGGAACATCTAGAAATGGTCCTGCACCTAGGGCAGCTTGCCTTTGAAGGAATAGGAACCACCTGTTACATTTTCACAGATGCAGACCTGGAGACATGTGCTGTATCTGAAAAGGACATCTGCATGGGCTTTCTCATACAAAGCAAAGACATGTCCTCCACCCACAGTAAACGCTATGAATTCCTTCATGTGACTTTACAGTGTTTCTTTGCTGCTCTGTacattgttttgtcaaataACACCAACCACTCAACTATTCCTAAGCTCTTTGAGACGAAGGACATGAGGGAGACAGACGTGATCAGTGCATGCTTCAGGTCCTGCTTGCTTTCCTCTAACCATCAAGAGTGGGCTTTAGAGAGGGAAgctacagcagctgaaacagcaaATCTGCAAATCACAGCCACTTTTGTGTCAGGTTTACTGTCCCAGCGCCATCAAAGCCTGTGGCTCCAATGTTGCCCCAGCACTGTGCTGGAGAAGAGGGTCAGACAGGTGGTGAGATGCCTGTCCAAGGGCATGCAGAAACACTTCAAGTCTATCCCTAAACCTGtggagggggagaagaagagCATGCATGCGATGCCAGACTTTGTCTGGCTTATCAAATGCATCTATGAGATGCAGGAGAGCAGGATTGCTAAAGATGCCATGAGTAAGCTGCAGGTGGACCACCTGAAactgacctactgtaacattGGTCCTGTAGAGTGCACTGCACTAGCCTATGTGCTTCAGCATTTGAGGAATCCTGTAGGCCTCCAGCTGGACAACAACTCAGTGGGTGATGTTGGAGTGGAGCAGCTTCTTCCCTGCATGCACATTTGTAATTCCCTGCA CCTCAGGAACAATAATATTACAGATGAGGGGATCCGCAAACTGATTGCTAAAGGTATTCAATGTGACAACTTCCAGAAAATTGC GCTCTTCAACAACAAGCTAACTGATGCTTGCACACAGCACTTTTCTCATCTTCTGAAAACCAAACAGGATTTCCTTGCTCTAAG gctaggcaacaataaaataacagCTGAGGGAGCAAAGCAGCTGGCAGAGGGACTGAAATTCAACTGTTCACTGCAGCATTTAGG GCTTTGGGGCAATAAGATAGGTGATGCAGGAGCAGAGGCCCTTGCCAGAGCCCTAGAGAGCAGCAAATCTCTAGTGTGGCTTAG CCTGGTGGGCAATGGTGTAGGGAGTGCAGGAGCATGTGCCCTTGCAAACATTGTCAAGAACAGTACATCACTGGAAGAGCTTTG GCTGACAGACAACTGCATAACCAGAACAGGGGTGGAATGTCTCATTCAAGCCCTAGAACACAGCGCTCATGTGAAATCAATATG GTTGAGAAACAATGACCTCAGTTTGGAGGAAGTAGAAGAGATGACACAACGTGAATCAAGACTGGTCTTCTGA